In Campylobacter sp. 2014D-0216, the following proteins share a genomic window:
- a CDS encoding DNA/RNA endonuclease G, which produces MKKVLTLCALALSSFAYTQYELHPSFKPYFKECSLLMDKYYYINCYDYNYKGTKAIAYKLEAKILNQGHIKKRPRFEDDTNIPKKYRTYWEDYLRSGYTRGHVVPNQSMNATPQAQLSTFLMSNITPQKKDINAEIWNEIEQRERYLAKKNKELEVLNLVLYDDKPKRIKNNIAIPSFYVKILKAKNFSECYKVPNNDNFARFDRNYFKEDCKKYID; this is translated from the coding sequence ATGAAAAAAGTTTTAACGCTTTGTGCTTTAGCTTTAAGCTCTTTTGCTTATACTCAATATGAATTACACCCTAGTTTTAAGCCGTATTTTAAAGAATGCTCTTTATTGATGGATAAGTATTATTACATCAACTGTTATGATTATAATTATAAGGGTACCAAGGCCATTGCTTATAAACTAGAAGCTAAAATTTTAAATCAAGGGCACATCAAAAAACGCCCACGCTTTGAAGATGATACCAATATCCCTAAAAAATACAGAACTTACTGGGAGGATTACCTAAGAAGCGGCTATACAAGAGGACATGTCGTGCCTAATCAATCTATGAATGCAACTCCACAAGCCCAACTTAGCACTTTTTTAATGAGTAATATCACACCACAAAAAAAAGATATCAATGCTGAAATTTGGAATGAAATCGAACAAAGAGAGCGGTATTTAGCAAAGAAAAATAAAGAATTAGAAGTCTTAAATTTAGTGCTTTATGATGACAAACCAAAACGCATTAAAAACAATATAGCTATTCCTAGTTTTTATGTCAAAATTCTTAAGGCTAAAAATTTTAGTGAATGTTATAAAGTGCCAAATAACGATAATTTTGCAAGATTTGACAGAAATTATTTCAAAGAAGACTGTAAGAAATATATTGATTAA
- the dnaK gene encoding molecular chaperone DnaK codes for MGKVIGIDLGTTNSCVSVYERGESKVIPNKEGKNTTPSVVAFTDKGEVLVGDSAKRQAVTNPEKTIYSIKRIMGLMINEEAAKEAKNRLPYHITERNGACAIEIAGKIYTPQEISAKVLMKLKEDAEAFLGEKVEDAVITVPAYFNDAQRKATKEAGQVAGLNVLRIINEPTAAALAYGLDKKESEKIVVYDLGGGTFDVTVLETGDNVVEVLATGGNAFLGGDDFDNKLIDFLANEFKDETGIDLKNDVMALQRLKEAAENAKKELSSANETNINLPFITADASGPKHLTKTLTRAKFESMIDGLVAETISKINEVVKDAGLDKSEVKEIVMVGGSTRVPLVQEEVKKAFGKELNKSVNPDEVVAIGAAIQGAVIKGDVKDVLLLDVTPLSLGIETLGGVMTKIIEKGTTIPTKKEQVFSTAEDNQSAVTINVLQGEREFSRDNKSLGNFNLEGIPPAPRGMPQIEVTFDIDANGILTVSAKDKATGKAQEIKITGSSGLSEEEINNMVKDAELHKEEDRKRKEAVEARNAADSLVHQVEKSLNELGDKVGEDDKANIQKALDELKETLKNANASKEEIESKMKALSEVSHKLAENMYKKEEPNAQKKKDDDVIDAEVE; via the coding sequence ATGGGAAAAGTTATAGGGATAGATTTAGGTACAACAAATTCTTGTGTGAGTGTATATGAAAGGGGTGAAAGTAAGGTTATCCCAAATAAAGAAGGTAAAAATACCACTCCTTCGGTAGTTGCTTTTACTGATAAAGGCGAGGTTTTAGTAGGTGATAGTGCTAAACGTCAAGCGGTTACTAACCCTGAAAAAACAATTTATTCTATTAAAAGAATTATGGGTTTAATGATCAATGAAGAAGCAGCAAAAGAAGCTAAAAATCGTTTACCTTATCATATCACAGAAAGAAATGGGGCTTGTGCGATTGAAATAGCAGGAAAAATTTATACTCCGCAAGAAATTTCAGCAAAAGTTCTAATGAAATTAAAAGAAGATGCAGAAGCTTTCTTGGGTGAAAAAGTAGAAGATGCGGTGATCACTGTTCCAGCATATTTTAATGATGCGCAAAGAAAAGCTACGAAAGAAGCAGGACAAGTTGCAGGATTAAATGTGCTAAGAATTATTAACGAACCAACTGCAGCAGCTTTAGCCTATGGTCTTGATAAAAAAGAAAGTGAAAAAATCGTAGTTTATGATTTAGGTGGTGGTACATTTGATGTTACTGTGCTTGAAACAGGCGATAATGTTGTAGAAGTTTTAGCAACAGGTGGTAATGCATTTTTAGGTGGTGATGACTTTGATAATAAATTAATCGACTTTTTAGCAAATGAGTTTAAAGATGAAACAGGTATAGATCTTAAAAACGATGTAATGGCTTTGCAAAGATTAAAAGAAGCAGCTGAAAATGCTAAAAAAGAATTAAGCTCAGCTAATGAAACTAATATTAACTTACCATTCATCACAGCTGATGCAAGTGGTCCAAAACACTTAACTAAAACTTTAACAAGAGCTAAATTTGAAAGCATGATTGATGGTCTAGTAGCTGAAACTATTAGTAAAATTAATGAAGTAGTAAAAGATGCAGGACTTGATAAGAGTGAAGTAAAAGAAATTGTTATGGTGGGTGGTTCTACTCGTGTTCCTCTTGTGCAAGAAGAAGTTAAAAAAGCTTTTGGTAAAGAGCTTAATAAGTCGGTAAATCCTGATGAAGTTGTAGCAATTGGTGCGGCAATTCAAGGTGCGGTTATTAAAGGTGATGTTAAAGATGTATTATTGCTTGATGTAACTCCACTTTCTTTGGGTATTGAAACTTTGGGTGGGGTGATGACTAAAATCATCGAAAAAGGTACAACGATTCCAACTAAAAAAGAACAAGTTTTCTCAACTGCTGAAGATAATCAAAGTGCAGTTACTATCAATGTTTTACAAGGCGAGAGAGAATTTAGCCGTGATAATAAATCTTTAGGAAATTTCAATCTTGAAGGAATTCCACCAGCGCCTCGTGGTATGCCACAAATTGAAGTAACTTTTGATATTGATGCAAATGGTATTTTAACAGTTAGCGCAAAAGACAAAGCTACAGGAAAAGCACAAGAGATCAAAATCACAGGTTCAAGTGGGCTAAGTGAAGAAGAGATCAATAACATGGTAAAAGATGCAGAGCTTCATAAGGAAGAAGATAGAAAACGCAAAGAAGCAGTAGAGGCTAGAAATGCTGCTGATAGCTTAGTACATCAAGTAGAAAAATCTTTAAATGAGCTTGGCGATAAAGTAGGCGAAGATGACAAAGCAAATATCCAAAAAGCTTTAGATGAGTTAAAAGAAACATTGAAAAATGCTAATGCTTCTAAAGAAGAAATCGAAAGCAAAATGAAAGCTTTAAGTGAAGTTTCTCATAAATTAGCAGAAAATATGTATAAAAAAGAAGAGCCAAATGCTCAAAAGAAAAAAGATGATGATGTAATTGATGCTGAAGTTGAGTAA
- the grpE gene encoding nucleotide exchange factor GrpE — MPEEAVENSENQNNELEKLQAEYNELKDTYLRANAEFENIKKRMEKEKISATIYANESFAKDLLDVVDALEAAINVEANDELSLKIKEGVQNTLDLLLKKLEKHMVKAIEANGEFDPNLHEAMFHVESADHESGHIVQLLQKGYVMNDRVIRSAKVSVAK, encoded by the coding sequence ATGCCAGAAGAAGCAGTGGAAAATTCAGAAAACCAAAACAATGAATTAGAAAAGCTTCAAGCAGAGTATAATGAGTTAAAAGATACTTATTTAAGAGCAAATGCTGAATTTGAAAATATCAAAAAAAGAATGGAAAAAGAGAAAATTTCAGCAACGATTTATGCAAATGAGAGTTTTGCTAAAGATTTGCTTGATGTAGTTGATGCATTAGAAGCGGCTATTAATGTAGAAGCTAATGATGAATTAAGTTTAAAGATTAAAGAAGGGGTGCAAAACACTTTGGATTTGCTTTTGAAAAAACTAGAAAAACATATGGTTAAAGCTATAGAAGCAAATGGTGAGTTTGATCCAAATTTACATGAAGCTATGTTTCATGTAGAAAGCGCTGATCATGAAAGCGGTCATATTGTCCAGCTTTTACAAAAAGGTTATGTGATGAATGATAGAGTGATTAGATCAGCAAAAGTTAGTGTTGCAAAATAA
- a CDS encoding HrcA family transcriptional regulator: protein MKSYSKKDLILKTIIETYLEGNNPVGSNELNHKVSIPASTIRVYFKKLSDEGVLTQLHISSGRIPTANAMKAYWCEQLCEDEIVINDLALLEFLLDKFEIYSLVYGGDELILQELTTVNNKFIVLDFGQNELVLKFDHDSLIFLQRLIGLDVKSIENLAFRVEFKELLEKIAMLKHTKIYYRYNESKAYQIYQNDKFAKLLSPQIGFYFNEKLQFDPLFEEGFMGLKLKSTFLGKESHVIFAGSVYSDFKTMLNVIKEAA from the coding sequence ATGAAGTCTTATAGTAAAAAGGATTTAATTTTAAAAACTATCATTGAAACCTACTTAGAAGGCAATAATCCTGTGGGTTCAAATGAGTTAAATCATAAAGTAAGCATACCTGCTTCAACTATAAGAGTTTATTTTAAAAAACTAAGCGATGAGGGTGTTTTAACGCAGCTTCATATTAGCAGTGGTCGTATACCAACTGCAAATGCCATGAAAGCTTATTGGTGCGAGCAACTTTGCGAAGATGAGATTGTGATTAATGATCTTGCTTTGTTGGAATTTTTGCTTGATAAGTTTGAAATATACAGTTTAGTTTATGGTGGCGATGAGTTGATTTTACAAGAACTTACCACGGTAAATAACAAATTCATTGTGCTAGATTTTGGGCAAAACGAACTAGTATTGAAATTTGATCATGATAGTTTGATTTTTTTGCAAAGACTTATCGGGCTTGATGTAAAAAGCATCGAAAATTTAGCTTTTAGGGTGGAATTTAAGGAGTTGTTAGAAAAAATAGCTATGTTAAAACATACAAAAATTTACTATAGATATAACGAGAGCAAAGCTTATCAAATTTATCAAAATGATAAATTTGCTAAGCTTTTATCTCCACAAATTGGATTTTATTTTAATGAAAAATTACAATTTGATCCTTTGTTTGAAGAAGGTTTTATGGGGTTAAAGCTTAAGAGTACATTTTTAGGAAAAGAATCTCATGTGATTTTTGCTGGAAGTGTTTACTCTGATTTTAAAACAATGTTAAATGTTATAAAGGAGGCTGCGTGA
- a CDS encoding DHH family phosphoesterase, with product MKIYHLSHTDLDGYACQYVLDFYFKNCCFYNSNYGKEINENFNVIFKNIEEDLKENPKEEFVILITDLNLTLSQCEDFQKAIEGKKIKLMLLDHHQSGLECMQKYPWYFLDDKRCATKIVYDFFSRCYGENKSLSQFVDVVNAVDIWLSEDDGFELGKVLLGMVSGAKEINRVMFAQENIKYLFHLFDASRKYIQETNAHIRLDDDLHSLKKSFFKKEKNDTLSNLISHFVVEKLSAEKEKFSIFYKGHKGLLTSNIGNTSVIGNDFLMQNPEFDFFVDLSPRKTLSFRANNKIDVSLMAKSLVNGGGHKNASGGLFAAYKDSSNYDFIKAQFVDLIKSKELKENNHENKQS from the coding sequence ATGAAAATTTATCATCTTTCGCATACTGATTTAGATGGTTATGCTTGTCAGTATGTGCTAGATTTTTATTTTAAGAATTGTTGTTTTTATAATTCTAATTATGGTAAAGAGATTAATGAAAATTTTAATGTTATTTTTAAAAATATCGAAGAGGATTTAAAAGAAAATCCTAAAGAAGAATTTGTGATTTTAATCACTGATTTAAATTTAACCTTAAGTCAATGTGAAGATTTTCAAAAGGCCATAGAAGGCAAAAAAATCAAACTTATGCTCTTAGATCATCATCAAAGTGGCTTAGAGTGTATGCAAAAGTATCCTTGGTATTTTCTAGATGATAAAAGATGTGCAACAAAAATTGTTTATGATTTTTTTAGTAGATGTTATGGTGAAAATAAGTCATTATCTCAGTTTGTAGATGTGGTAAATGCAGTGGATATTTGGCTAAGTGAAGATGATGGTTTTGAATTGGGAAAAGTTTTACTTGGCATGGTTTCTGGAGCAAAAGAGATAAATAGAGTGATGTTTGCACAAGAGAATATAAAATATCTTTTCCATCTTTTTGATGCTTCAAGAAAATATATTCAAGAAACTAATGCGCATATTCGTTTAGATGATGATTTGCATAGTTTAAAAAAATCATTCTTCAAAAAAGAAAAAAATGACACTTTAAGTAATTTAATTTCTCATTTTGTTGTAGAAAAATTAAGTGCTGAAAAAGAAAAATTTAGCATATTTTATAAAGGACACAAGGGTTTGCTTACTTCTAATATAGGCAATACTTCTGTGATTGGAAATGATTTTTTGATGCAAAATCCTGAATTTGATTTTTTTGTAGATCTTAGCCCAAGAAAAACCTTAAGTTTTAGGGCAAATAATAAAATCGATGTAAGCTTAATGGCTAAAAGCTTAGTTAATGGAGGAGGGCATAAAAACGCTAGTGGAGGTTTATTTGCTGCGTATAAAGATAGCTCTAATTATGATTTCATCAAAGCGCAATTTGTAGATTTGATCAAAAGTAAAGAATTAAAGGAAAACAATCATGAAAACAAACAATCTTAA
- the flhA gene encoding flagellar biosynthesis protein FlhA, with protein MAKRDIFSLVLPWVAPLVAPVLKAKSLTIVAVIIAILAIIIVPLPSIVLDFFLALSIAISVLIILISLYIPKPTDLTTFPTLILIITLFRLSLNIATTRMILSEGHQGPAAVSDIVASFGEFVVGGNYVIGMVIFCILVLINFMVVTKGSTRVSEVQARFTLDAMPGKQMAIDADLNAGLIDEKTARQRRQEIIAEANFYGAMDGSSKFIKGDAVAGIIITIVNLIGGFMIGYFQHDMELSECASTYTILTIGDGLVSQIPGLITSTATAIIITRASKDEDNFAEGSINQLLGEYKTLLIVGFILFIFALVPGLPHFSLGFMALMFLGLGYMIKQVQEGKIQINTVSSKKSQEDNEQEQAKPQKRSEEEILREEENKITDILKLEILELELGYGLIKLAESELTERIRSTRRNIAQSLGFLMPKIRIRDNLQLKPNEYTFKLKGVGIASAEIYPDKYLAMDSGFITEPIEGIATKEPAFNSDALWIDSSLKDEATLNGYIVIDPASVISTHMSELIKANASELLTKQEVQNLLDKIKNDYPIVVDDCLRVASIGLIQKVLKALLKEHIPIKDMLTILESISDIAEVSKSLDMIIEHVRASLARAITNLYVDEKGQISFYIFDAAAAAKLMEHVQFKDGTYHLMINVAQTGALVEALKAELASVANTRIKPFLLCVEPQLRKFIADICSNFGINITVLSFAEIAENTKFETEGIIKVDNL; from the coding sequence ATGGCTAAAAGAGATATTTTTAGCTTGGTATTGCCTTGGGTTGCTCCGCTTGTTGCACCGGTATTAAAGGCAAAAAGCTTAACTATAGTAGCTGTGATAATTGCTATTTTAGCAATTATCATTGTACCTTTACCAAGTATAGTTTTGGATTTTTTTCTTGCTTTGAGTATAGCCATTTCGGTTTTGATTATTTTAATTTCTTTGTATATACCTAAACCTACAGATTTAACAACTTTTCCAACGTTGATTTTGATCATCACGCTTTTTAGACTTTCACTTAACATCGCCACAACGCGTATGATTTTAAGTGAGGGCCATCAAGGTCCAGCGGCTGTAAGTGATATAGTGGCGAGTTTTGGGGAGTTTGTTGTTGGTGGAAATTATGTTATAGGTATGGTTATTTTTTGTATTTTGGTTTTGATTAACTTTATGGTTGTAACCAAAGGTAGTACAAGGGTTTCTGAAGTGCAAGCAAGATTTACTCTTGATGCAATGCCTGGTAAGCAAATGGCGATTGATGCGGATTTGAATGCAGGCTTAATTGATGAAAAAACTGCACGCCAAAGACGTCAAGAAATTATAGCCGAGGCAAATTTCTATGGAGCAATGGATGGTTCTTCTAAATTTATTAAAGGAGACGCTGTTGCGGGGATTATTATAACTATTGTAAATTTAATTGGTGGGTTTATGATAGGATATTTTCAGCATGATATGGAACTTAGCGAATGCGCTTCTACTTATACGATTTTAACGATAGGTGATGGACTTGTTTCACAAATTCCTGGATTGATCACATCGACTGCGACTGCTATTATTATTACGCGTGCTAGTAAAGATGAGGATAATTTCGCCGAGGGTTCTATTAATCAGCTTTTAGGTGAGTATAAGACCTTACTTATTGTGGGATTTATTTTGTTTATTTTTGCTTTGGTGCCTGGCTTGCCACATTTTTCTTTAGGGTTTATGGCTTTGATGTTTTTGGGGCTTGGTTATATGATAAAACAAGTACAAGAAGGTAAAATTCAAATCAATACCGTCTCGAGTAAAAAATCTCAAGAAGATAACGAGCAAGAGCAGGCTAAACCTCAAAAACGTAGCGAAGAGGAGATTTTAAGAGAAGAAGAAAATAAAATTACAGATATATTAAAATTAGAAATTTTAGAGTTAGAATTGGGTTATGGGCTAATTAAGCTAGCAGAAAGTGAGTTGACAGAACGTATTAGATCTACAAGACGTAATATAGCCCAAAGTTTAGGATTTTTAATGCCTAAAATTAGAATTAGGGATAATTTACAGTTAAAACCTAATGAATATACTTTTAAACTTAAGGGCGTAGGGATAGCTAGTGCAGAAATTTATCCTGATAAATACTTGGCTATGGATAGTGGTTTTATTACCGAACCTATTGAGGGTATAGCTACTAAAGAACCAGCTTTTAATTCAGACGCTTTGTGGATTGATTCATCTTTAAAAGATGAGGCAACATTGAATGGTTATATTGTGATTGATCCAGCAAGTGTGATTTCAACTCATATGAGCGAGCTTATAAAAGCAAATGCTTCAGAGCTTTTAACTAAACAAGAGGTGCAAAATTTACTAGATAAGATTAAAAATGACTATCCTATTGTAGTAGATGATTGTTTAAGAGTGGCAAGTATTGGTTTAATTCAAAAGGTATTAAAAGCCTTGCTTAAAGAGCATATCCCAATAAAAGATATGCTTACGATTTTAGAATCAATTAGTGATATAGCAGAAGTTAGCAAGAGTTTGGATATGATCATAGAGCATGTAAGAGCTTCTTTGGCAAGAGCGATTACTAATTTATATGTAGATGAAAAAGGTCAAATTAGTTTTTATATCTTTGATGCTGCTGCTGCTGCGAAGCTAATGGAACATGTGCAGTTTAAAGATGGGACATATCATTTGATGATCAATGTAGCACAAACTGGAGCTTTGGTTGAAGCTTTAAAAGCAGAGCTTGCAAGTGTAGCAAATACAAGAATCAAGCCTTTCTTGCTTTGTGTTGAACCACAGCTTAGAAAATTTATCGCCGATATTTGTTCGAATTTTGGTATTAATATTACTGTTTTAAGTTTTGCAGAAATTGCAGAAAATACTAAATTTGAAACAGAAGGCATTATCAAAGTTGATAATCTATAA